A genomic stretch from Anoplopoma fimbria isolate UVic2021 breed Golden Eagle Sablefish chromosome 8, Afim_UVic_2022, whole genome shotgun sequence includes:
- the rgs16 gene encoding regulator of G-protein signaling 16: MCKGLASLSTGCLERAKELKARLGSILQKSTWNLSCCKIGQNKPTLEECLRWKESFEQLLSSKYGLCAYTAFLVSEFSEENILFYFACEDYRNTKSTTKLPAKAQKIYDEFIGSDAPREINIDHETRDITRANMLVSSPSCFEPAQHKIYMLMAKDCYPRFLRSPTYRDLVCQATSSASKANKQPQQEKKV, from the exons ATGTGCAAAGGACTGGCATCGCTTTCTACCGGCTGCTTGGAAAG AGCCAAGGAGTTGAAAGCAAGGCTGGGAAGCATTTTGCAAAAATCCACTTGGAATCTATCCTGCTGCAAAATAGGGCAAAACAA GCCAACCCTGGAGGAGTGCCTTAGGTGGAAAGAGTCCTTTGAACAACTCCTGTCCAGCAAAT atgGACTGTGTGCCTACACAGCCTTCCTGGTGTCTGAGTTCAGCGAGgagaacattttgttctactTTGCCTGTGAAGATTACAGGAATACCAAGTCTACAACCAAATTACCAGCCAAAGCCCAGAAGATCTATGATGAATTCATCGGCAGTGACGCTCCACGAGAG ATTAACATCGATCACGAAACTCGTGACATCACCAGAGCCAACATGCTGGTGTCTTCCCCTTCTTGCTTTGAACCGGCCCAGCACAAGATCTACATGCTCATGGCCAAAGACTGCTACCCTCGCTTCCTCCGCTCTCCGACCTACAGGGATCTAGTGTGCCAAGCCACATCGAGCGCCAGCAAGGCCAACAAGCAGCcccagcaggaaaaaaaggtgtGA